In Deltaproteobacteria bacterium PRO3, one DNA window encodes the following:
- a CDS encoding acyltransferase: MSQRLSKYLLKSRIRMLVFNQVYVYFIHLLHVALDLLPGFLRNAAFKALLAKCGRMNFFDYGVYFKFPRLVELGSQVSINRGAEFYPSYIGNFRIFVGSDVVIGSHSAFYTAGPDPDHLSNYRGGDIRVGDHVWIGGHAVILPGVTVGQGSIVGAGSVVTRDIPPYAIVAGSPAEVLRFREVRYESSGADLPVACTERA, translated from the coding sequence ATGAGCCAACGGCTTTCGAAATACTTGTTGAAATCGCGGATCCGGATGCTCGTTTTCAATCAGGTCTACGTCTATTTCATCCATTTGCTGCACGTGGCTCTGGACCTGCTTCCCGGGTTCTTGCGGAACGCCGCATTCAAGGCCCTGTTGGCGAAGTGTGGACGCATGAATTTTTTCGATTACGGCGTCTATTTCAAGTTTCCCCGCCTGGTCGAATTGGGAAGCCAGGTCAGCATCAATCGGGGAGCGGAATTCTACCCGAGCTACATCGGGAATTTTCGGATCTTCGTCGGCTCGGACGTGGTGATCGGATCCCACTCCGCGTTCTATACGGCCGGCCCCGACCCCGACCACCTCTCCAACTACCGGGGCGGCGACATCCGCGTCGGCGACCATGTCTGGATCGGCGGCCACGCGGTGATCCTGCCGGGGGTCACCGTTGGACAGGGCAGCATCGTTGGCGCGGGCAGCGTGGTGACCCGGGACATACCGCCTTACGCCATCGTGGCCGGTTCTCCGGCGGAGGTGTTGCGGTTTCGAGAGGTGCGTTACGAGAGCAGCGGCGCGGACCTGCCGGTGGCATGCACCGAGAGGGCGTGA
- the rffA gene encoding dTDP-4-amino-4,6-dideoxygalactose transaminase, with amino-acid sequence MRDYSIPFNRSYLAGDEFRYMREAVERGRTSGDGEFTRRCNEMLEREIVGGKALLTTSCTHALEMAAMLLDLKPGDEVLVPSFTFVSTVNAFVLRGAKPVFVDIRPDTLNLDEGLLEAAVGPAAKAIFAVNYAGVGCEYDRLRETADRRSLKIVEDNAHGLFGKYRGKPLGGFGDIAALSFHETKNFSCGEGGAILLNDPVHVERAEILREKGTDRSRFFRGQVDKYSWVDIGSSYLPSEILAAFLCAQLERREEIQDKRRSISEFYRKSLGEWAGAHGVGLPQVPGHCESSHHMFYLLFPEAAQRDGLMRHLQARGIMALFHYVPLHLSKMGRRFGGREGQCPVTERTAARLLRLPFFTGLSEAELSRVVDAVLEFKP; translated from the coding sequence ATGAGAGACTATTCCATACCGTTCAACCGCAGCTATCTCGCCGGGGACGAGTTCCGCTACATGCGGGAGGCGGTCGAGCGCGGCCGGACCTCGGGAGACGGCGAGTTCACCCGTCGCTGCAACGAAATGTTGGAGCGGGAAATCGTAGGCGGTAAGGCCCTGCTCACGACCTCCTGTACCCATGCCCTCGAGATGGCCGCGATGCTGCTCGATCTCAAGCCGGGGGACGAGGTCCTGGTGCCTTCTTTCACCTTCGTATCCACCGTGAACGCCTTCGTCCTGCGCGGCGCCAAGCCGGTCTTCGTCGACATCCGTCCCGACACCTTGAATCTCGACGAGGGCTTGCTCGAGGCCGCGGTCGGCCCGGCCGCCAAGGCGATTTTTGCGGTGAACTACGCCGGCGTGGGCTGCGAATACGATCGGCTGCGGGAAACTGCGGACCGGCGGAGCCTCAAGATCGTCGAGGACAACGCCCACGGCCTCTTCGGCAAATACCGCGGCAAGCCCCTCGGCGGCTTCGGCGACATCGCCGCCCTGAGCTTCCACGAGACCAAGAATTTCAGCTGCGGAGAGGGCGGCGCGATCCTGCTGAACGATCCCGTCCACGTCGAGCGGGCCGAGATTCTGCGGGAAAAAGGAACGGATCGCAGCCGATTCTTCCGCGGCCAGGTGGACAAGTACAGCTGGGTGGATATCGGTTCGAGTTACTTGCCTTCGGAGATCTTGGCCGCTTTTCTGTGCGCCCAGCTCGAACGCCGCGAAGAAATCCAGGATAAGCGCCGTTCGATCTCCGAATTCTACCGTAAGAGCCTGGGCGAATGGGCCGGGGCGCACGGCGTCGGCCTGCCCCAGGTCCCCGGGCACTGCGAGTCCTCCCACCACATGTTCTATTTGCTGTTTCCCGAGGCGGCGCAGCGCGACGGGCTCATGCGTCATTTGCAAGCGCGGGGAATCATGGCGTTGTTTCATTATGTACCGTTGCATCTCTCCAAGATGGGACGCCGGTTCGGTGGTCGGGAAGGGCAATGCCCCGTGACGGAACGAACGGCGGCGCGGCTGTTGCGTTTGCCGTTTTTCACCGGCCTCTCCGAAGCGGAGCTCTCGCGGGTCGTCGATGCCGTCCTCGAGTTCAAGCCGTGA
- a CDS encoding glycosyltransferase family 4 protein, whose amino-acid sequence MARGRRGTGPLPGRVLALDLRGRGAERFAFEGDTDNPGYLQSGGRGGLDRSPACRRREASLRLSVKALGGRRGIFPQEGKIKLYAKCESPPLLAAAGAGDSLGPRHRKGHLSMKILFVSHSSPFLEGGVETRSRETALRLAAEGHEVKYLCGKMRPEELPFERKGGIEILRKKVVPDFLLKRFPFPSYFTLAMANVLMMFHLLHLLREERFDALREDFAPVPVSGLLAFFPLPVGRRVAVVHNLPGNWSAWVRFYGAIFGGYGRVMEFFLRRGWFQFDRYVVPSRWYWKSLERASKIFRKAHFIPNGIDESLFVRHEHESRAAVSMRRLVCVGRAVEVKGHRDLLEAMGRLKPEFPEMRLTLVAQGSLLSSLMREAEALGIRENIEFVPCLAHDEMPALFRRSGLLVMPSRFEGFSLVLLEAMACGLPTLLSDIPGFRDIADGNTSVFFKEGNGLDLAAKLRWAFENPEEMREKARRGPAAVAKYRWETICSKEVSVLLGLDEEISSGEFSFHPS is encoded by the coding sequence ATGGCGCGAGGCCGACGAGGCACCGGGCCTTTGCCTGGGAGAGTTCTCGCACTTGACCTTCGAGGCCGAGGCGCCGAGCGTTTCGCGTTCGAAGGCGATACGGATAACCCTGGATACCTCCAATCCGGGGGGCGGGGCGGACTTGACCGTTCCCCTGCTTGCCGGCGACGGGAAGCATCGCTACGCCTATCCGTTAAGGCTCTTGGAGGGCGGCGAGGAATATTTCCTCAAGAGGGTAAAATTAAGCTATATGCAAAGTGCGAATCCCCCCCGCTCCTCGCGGCCGCCGGTGCGGGAGATTCGTTGGGTCCGCGCCACAGAAAAGGTCATCTGTCGATGAAAATCCTCTTTGTCTCCCATAGCTCCCCGTTTTTGGAGGGAGGGGTCGAGACGCGTTCCCGGGAAACGGCCTTGCGCCTCGCGGCGGAAGGTCATGAAGTAAAATATTTGTGCGGGAAGATGCGTCCCGAGGAGCTCCCATTCGAGCGCAAAGGGGGAATCGAGATCCTGCGCAAGAAGGTGGTTCCCGATTTTTTGCTGAAGCGTTTCCCTTTTCCTAGTTATTTCACCCTGGCGATGGCGAACGTCCTGATGATGTTCCACCTCCTCCATCTACTTCGCGAAGAACGCTTCGACGCGCTCCGAGAGGACTTCGCGCCGGTTCCCGTCTCCGGCCTGCTGGCCTTTTTCCCCTTGCCGGTCGGGAGGCGAGTCGCGGTGGTCCATAATCTGCCGGGAAACTGGAGCGCTTGGGTCCGGTTTTACGGCGCGATATTCGGCGGCTACGGTCGCGTGATGGAATTTTTTCTGCGGCGGGGCTGGTTTCAGTTCGATCGCTACGTGGTGCCCAGCCGCTGGTATTGGAAATCCCTGGAGCGCGCTTCCAAAATTTTTCGGAAGGCGCACTTCATTCCCAACGGCATCGACGAAAGCCTCTTCGTCCGGCACGAGCATGAATCGAGGGCCGCCGTTTCGATGCGGCGCCTGGTGTGCGTCGGAAGGGCGGTGGAGGTCAAGGGACACAGGGATCTGCTCGAGGCGATGGGCCGCTTGAAGCCAGAATTTCCGGAGATGCGTTTGACTTTGGTCGCCCAAGGTTCGTTGTTAAGCTCCCTGATGCGGGAGGCCGAGGCTTTGGGAATTCGGGAAAACATCGAGTTCGTTCCATGCCTGGCGCACGATGAGATGCCGGCCTTGTTTCGCCGTTCCGGCCTTTTGGTGATGCCCTCGAGGTTCGAGGGTTTCAGCCTGGTCCTGTTGGAGGCTATGGCTTGCGGGCTTCCGACCCTATTGTCGGATATTCCGGGTTTTCGCGACATCGCCGACGGGAATACCTCGGTCTTTTTCAAGGAGGGGAACGGACTCGATTTGGCCGCCAAGCTCCGATGGGCCTTTGAAAACCCGGAGGAAATGAGGGAGAAGGCAAGGCGCGGCCCCGCCGCCGTGGCCAAGTATCGCTGGGAAACGATTTGCTCGAAAGAGGTTTCGGTGCTGCTGGGGCTTGACGAAGAGATCTCGTCGGGTGAATTTAGCTTCCATCCGTCCTAA